Genomic DNA from Rhodothermales bacterium:
GGACCGCCTGCGCGACACGATCTGGATGCATACGCCCTCCTTTGCTCATGCCACCCCGCGCCCGAGCGCCCGCCTCTCCTCGCCTCGCGCACAGAAATAGCCTGCGGAGGGATCGAAGCGGTAGTTTCGGCCAGGCTCGTTTGTCACGTCAAAGTACCGCGCCGAGGCCAATGAGTCGATCACGGAGGGTGGCCACGTCGATCTCGCGCGGGGTAGATCCAGAGTGGACCGCCAGTCCGGCGGCCACGCCGGCCGCCTGCCCCATCGCCATGCATTGCCCCATGCTGCGGACGGAAGCGTGCGCGTCATGGTCGGCCGAGAGGCACCGGCCGGCCACCAGCAACCCGTCCACACCGCGCGGTAACAGGCAGCGAAAGGGGATGCCGTAGGTGCTGCCTGTCGGTAGGTATTCCCACCGGGTGTCTCCGCCGGCATGGTGTTCCTCGATCGGCGCACCGCAGCGGGCGATTGCGTCGTCGAAATCCCGTGCCGCCAGCACATCCGCGCGGCTGAG
This window encodes:
- a CDS encoding FAD-dependent oxidoreductase, whose translation is LSRADVLAARDFDDAIARCGAPIEEHHAGGDTRWEYLPTGSTYGIPFRCLLPRGVDGLLVAGRCLSADHDAHASVRSMGQCMAMGQAAGVAAGLAVHSGSTPREIDVATLRDRLIGLGAVL